The following are encoded together in the Mesoterricola sediminis genome:
- a CDS encoding HAD family hydrolase, with product MGSLLAVGFDLDYTLWDHGRFAETFFAAVAGEVGGRLGLAPARVEAELRRAWRDLTPGHPRLFDTALARLGSADPALAADLVARYRRHRPPIRPYPGALPLLEALRRKGLRLFLVTDGGAAVQRYKVEALGLASAFDARVFTGDFPALLRKPSPFPFLVACRGLGVPPRRCAFVGDNPETDFEAPRCLGMLAIGVTTGPYAELPPAAGLGPHRRVRDLRDLEDLA from the coding sequence ATGGGGAGCCTGCTGGCGGTCGGCTTCGACCTGGACTACACCCTCTGGGACCACGGCCGGTTCGCGGAGACCTTCTTCGCGGCCGTGGCCGGCGAGGTGGGCGGGCGGCTCGGCCTGGCCCCCGCCCGGGTGGAGGCCGAGCTGCGGCGGGCCTGGCGGGACCTCACGCCCGGGCACCCCCGGCTCTTCGACACGGCCCTGGCCCGCCTCGGCTCGGCGGACCCCGCCCTCGCGGCGGACCTGGTGGCGCGGTACCGGCGCCACCGGCCCCCCATCCGCCCCTACCCCGGGGCCCTGCCCCTGCTGGAGGCCCTGCGCCGCAAAGGCCTGCGCCTCTTCCTCGTGACCGACGGCGGGGCGGCGGTCCAGCGCTACAAGGTGGAGGCCCTGGGGCTGGCCAGCGCCTTCGACGCCCGGGTCTTCACCGGCGATTTCCCGGCCCTGCTCCGCAAGCCGAGCCCCTTCCCCTTCCTGGTCGCGTGCCGGGGCCTCGGGGTGCCGCCCCGCCGCTGCGCCTTCGTGGGGGACAACCCGGAAACGGATTTCGAGGCGCCCCGCTGCCTGGGCATGCTGGCCATCGGCGTCACCACGGGGCCCTACGCGGAACTGCCCCCGGCGGCGGGCCTGGGGCCCCACCGGCGCGTGCGGGACCTGCGGGACCTGGAGGACCTGGCATGA
- a CDS encoding sugar transferase — translation MIGLKVKRAFDLVVALVLLALAGPFLLLVALAIRLDSPGPALFRQARLGLGGRVFSIFKFRTMRAGGDAGSLVTHRDDPRITRVGRLLRATRLDELPQLLNVVRGEMSLVGPRPLLPEYLPYYAPGDRRRMDVPPGMTGWQQVNGAARHTWRERIALDLHYVDHRTFLLDLRILLRTVRVVLRADTVYAPDGSQTSGVPDGAPRDGGRP, via the coding sequence ATGATCGGCCTGAAGGTGAAGCGGGCCTTCGATCTCGTCGTGGCCCTGGTCCTGCTGGCCCTCGCCGGCCCCTTCCTGCTCCTGGTGGCCCTGGCCATCCGCCTGGACTCGCCGGGGCCGGCCCTCTTTCGCCAGGCCCGCCTGGGGCTGGGGGGGCGCGTGTTCTCCATCTTCAAGTTCCGGACCATGCGGGCCGGCGGGGACGCCGGCAGCCTGGTCACCCATCGGGACGACCCGCGCATCACCCGGGTGGGGCGCCTCCTGCGGGCCACGCGCCTGGACGAGCTGCCCCAGCTCCTGAACGTGGTGCGGGGGGAGATGAGCCTGGTGGGGCCGCGGCCCCTCCTGCCCGAATACCTGCCCTACTACGCCCCCGGCGACCGGCGGCGCATGGACGTGCCCCCGGGCATGACCGGCTGGCAACAGGTGAACGGCGCCGCCCGCCACACCTGGCGGGAGCGCATCGCCCTGGACCTCCACTATGTGGACCACCGGACCTTCCTCCTGGACCTGCGCATCCTCCTGCGCACCGTCCGCGTGGTCCTGCGGGCCGACACCGTCTATGCCCCGGACGGGTCCCAGACCAGCGGCGTGCCCGACGGCGCCCCCCGGGACGGAGGCCGCCCGTGA
- a CDS encoding PIG-L deacetylase family protein: MSRLVKLVVAPHADDEVLGAGGAMARWAGEGHAVHVVVATRGYPPLFAPEAEARCREEAVQAHRRLGVATTRFLDLPAAGLDTLQHRELNARLLTCLQDLAPDELYLPFVGDLHRDHQLVFLSALVAGRPSGPVYPHRIYAYETLSETNWNAPYLSPAFTPNHFVDIGPTLDAKLEAFALFRSQVKEPPHERSLMALRALAVLRGATVGLPAAEAFVTIRTVA, from the coding sequence GTGAGCCGCCTGGTCAAGCTCGTGGTGGCGCCCCACGCGGACGACGAGGTGCTGGGCGCGGGCGGGGCCATGGCCCGCTGGGCGGGGGAGGGCCACGCGGTGCACGTGGTGGTGGCCACCCGCGGCTATCCGCCCCTGTTCGCCCCCGAGGCCGAGGCCCGCTGCCGGGAGGAGGCCGTCCAGGCGCATCGCCGCCTGGGCGTGGCGACCACCCGGTTCCTGGACCTGCCCGCCGCGGGCCTGGACACCCTCCAGCACCGGGAGCTGAACGCCCGGCTCCTGACCTGCCTTCAGGATCTGGCGCCGGATGAGCTGTACCTGCCCTTCGTGGGGGACCTGCACCGGGACCACCAGCTCGTCTTCCTCTCCGCCCTCGTGGCCGGGCGGCCTTCCGGGCCGGTCTATCCCCACCGCATCTATGCCTACGAGACCCTCTCCGAAACCAACTGGAACGCGCCCTACCTGTCGCCCGCCTTCACCCCCAACCACTTCGTGGACATCGGGCCCACCCTGGACGCCAAGCTGGAGGCCTTCGCCCTCTTCCGGTCCCAGGTGAAGGAGCCCCCCCACGAGCGGAGCCTCATGGCCCTGCGGGCCCTGGCCGTGCTGCGGGGGGCGACGGTGGGCCTGCCGGCGGCCGAAGCCTTCGTGACCATCCGCACGGTCGCCTGA
- a CDS encoding thiolase C-terminal domain-containing protein, whose amino-acid sequence MNRMPKPVFLAAGATTVSLGTGRPEFSPRKPRPGLDETIREAGRMTLAQIGDPGAIDECVIGNFMAERFNRQGHLGALMLNLHPALEFKPALRVEGACASGGLALVSGLKSVLSGLADVVLVLGVEIQNTVKAIYCADYLAGAGWYDGERKDGHAYFFPGAFSDRAGAYAAKVGAERAREGFAHWFRNAIENARLNPDAQEYTNRAQDLLALGRTPPNPRVFTDHLNLFDCSKVSDGAAALVVASEEGLRRLGLGREDAVQVTGLGHAAANLTTPPADPTEMATCRVAAGRALAMAGLAIGDVGVVEVHDCFTVSGILLTEALGMAAPGEGADAVVAGITRRDGRWPTNAGGGLVGYGHPTGATGVRMAVDLWRQLKGRAGTYQVAPRTEHGLMVNMGGNDKTVVSLAVKA is encoded by the coding sequence ATGAACCGCATGCCCAAGCCCGTCTTCCTCGCCGCCGGCGCCACCACCGTGAGCCTGGGGACCGGGCGCCCGGAATTCAGCCCCCGCAAGCCCCGTCCCGGCCTGGATGAAACCATCCGGGAGGCCGGCCGCATGACCCTGGCCCAGATCGGCGATCCCGGGGCGATCGATGAGTGTGTCATCGGCAACTTCATGGCCGAGCGCTTCAACCGCCAGGGCCACCTGGGCGCCCTGATGCTGAACCTCCATCCCGCCCTTGAATTCAAGCCCGCCCTCCGGGTGGAGGGCGCCTGCGCCTCGGGGGGCCTCGCCCTCGTCTCCGGCCTGAAGAGCGTCCTCAGCGGCCTGGCCGACGTGGTGCTCGTCCTGGGGGTGGAGATCCAGAACACGGTCAAGGCCATCTACTGCGCCGACTACCTGGCGGGCGCCGGCTGGTACGACGGAGAGCGCAAGGACGGCCACGCCTACTTCTTCCCCGGCGCCTTCTCCGACCGCGCGGGGGCCTACGCCGCCAAGGTGGGCGCCGAGCGGGCCCGCGAGGGCTTCGCCCACTGGTTCCGCAACGCCATCGAGAACGCCCGCCTGAACCCCGACGCCCAGGAGTACACCAACCGCGCCCAGGACCTCCTCGCCCTCGGCCGGACCCCGCCCAACCCCCGGGTCTTCACCGATCACCTCAACCTCTTCGACTGCTCCAAGGTGTCCGACGGCGCCGCCGCCCTCGTGGTGGCCTCGGAGGAGGGCCTGCGCCGCCTGGGCCTGGGCCGGGAGGACGCCGTCCAGGTGACGGGCCTGGGCCATGCCGCCGCCAACCTCACCACCCCGCCGGCGGACCCCACGGAGATGGCCACCTGCCGGGTCGCCGCCGGCCGGGCCCTCGCCATGGCCGGCCTCGCCATCGGGGACGTGGGCGTGGTGGAGGTCCACGACTGCTTCACCGTGTCCGGAATCCTCCTCACGGAGGCGCTGGGCATGGCCGCCCCCGGCGAGGGCGCCGACGCCGTCGTCGCGGGGATCACCCGGCGGGATGGGCGTTGGCCCACCAACGCGGGCGGCGGCCTCGTGGGCTACGGCCACCCCACCGGCGCGACGGGGGTCCGCATGGCCGTGGACCTGTGGCGCCAGCTGAAGGGACGGGCCGGCACCTACCAGGTGGCCCCCCGCACCGAGCATGGCCTGATGGTGAACATGGGCGGCAACGACAAGACCGTCGTGAGCCTCGCCGTGAAGGCCTGA
- a CDS encoding 3-hydroxyacyl-CoA dehydrogenase family protein — protein MDLNQRLKHVAVIGAAGKMGSGIALLLALEMAWRALEDPGATYVLNLVDMADGPLQGLQRYLRDQARKDGEKQINRLRAVFRDRADLVENGEMVQAFVDEVMIHVRTGKALALAKDSSLVFEAAFEREEVKVEIYNELAVLCPPSTWFLTNTSSIPLRVLAEQCGIGGRLIGYHFYNPPAVQKLLEVIVPDGCDPDLVEAAYALAKILRKTTVPARDIAGFIGNGHFMRDGLHCIREMEHLARDYGFVQALYMVEKVSRDWLLRPMGMFQLIDYVGIDVFQLILRVMDHYLQDGLHSDLIDHMLDLGIRGGQTSSGAQKDGFLRYEKGRPAGIFDPAARDYVPLDEAFVRDMDGLLGPHPDPALTWKALSRDPAREEKLRAYFRRLKDLDSLGAGMARAHVFDSRDVALDLVRQGVAARPEDVNDVLTLGFFHLYGPINDYLD, from the coding sequence ATGGACCTCAACCAGCGACTCAAGCACGTGGCCGTCATCGGCGCCGCCGGCAAGATGGGCAGCGGCATCGCCCTCCTCCTCGCCCTGGAGATGGCCTGGCGGGCCCTGGAGGATCCGGGGGCCACGTACGTCCTGAACCTCGTCGACATGGCCGACGGTCCCCTCCAGGGCCTGCAGCGGTACCTGCGCGACCAGGCCCGGAAGGACGGCGAGAAGCAGATCAACCGCCTCCGGGCCGTCTTCCGGGACCGGGCCGACCTCGTGGAGAACGGGGAGATGGTCCAGGCCTTCGTGGACGAGGTCATGATCCACGTCCGGACCGGCAAGGCCCTCGCCCTGGCCAAGGATTCGTCCCTCGTCTTCGAGGCCGCCTTCGAGCGCGAGGAGGTGAAGGTCGAGATCTACAACGAGCTGGCCGTCCTCTGCCCCCCCTCCACCTGGTTCCTCACCAACACCTCCTCCATCCCCCTCCGCGTCCTCGCGGAGCAGTGCGGGATCGGGGGCCGGCTCATCGGCTACCACTTCTACAACCCCCCGGCGGTCCAGAAGCTGCTGGAGGTCATCGTCCCCGACGGCTGCGACCCCGACCTGGTGGAGGCCGCCTACGCCCTCGCGAAGATCCTGCGCAAGACGACGGTCCCGGCGCGGGACATCGCCGGCTTCATCGGGAACGGCCACTTCATGCGCGACGGCCTCCACTGCATCCGCGAGATGGAGCACCTGGCCCGGGACTACGGCTTCGTCCAGGCCCTCTACATGGTCGAGAAGGTGAGCCGGGACTGGCTCCTCCGCCCCATGGGCATGTTCCAGCTCATCGACTACGTGGGGATCGACGTCTTCCAGCTCATCCTCCGGGTGATGGACCACTACCTCCAGGACGGCCTCCACAGCGACCTCATCGACCACATGCTGGACCTGGGGATCCGCGGCGGCCAGACCTCCTCCGGGGCCCAGAAGGACGGCTTCCTGCGCTACGAGAAGGGCCGCCCCGCGGGGATCTTCGACCCGGCGGCGCGGGACTACGTCCCCCTGGACGAGGCCTTCGTCCGGGACATGGACGGCCTCCTGGGCCCGCACCCCGACCCCGCCCTCACCTGGAAGGCCCTCAGCCGCGACCCCGCCCGGGAGGAGAAGCTGCGCGCCTACTTCCGCAGGCTGAAGGACCTCGATTCCCTGGGCGCCGGCATGGCCCGGGCCCACGTCTTCGACAGCCGGGACGTGGCCCTGGACCTGGTGCGCCAGGGCGTCGCCGCGCGGCCCGAGGACGTGAACGACGTCCTGACCCTGGGCTTCTTCCACCTGTACGGCCCCATCAACGACTACCTGGACTGA
- a CDS encoding enoyl-CoA hydratase/isomerase family protein, with the protein MSEHVRFELEAGVGLVTLDRPEALNALNDGILAGLEEAFLALGREPSVRAVILTGAGKAFVAGADIKAMAGLSPLEARAFAQRGQRIFNLIEDHPHPVIAAVNGFALGGGLELAMACDIRIASEAAKAGQPEVNLGVIPGFGGTQRLARIVGRSRAKYLLFTGEVISAQRGLELGIFNEVTAPDLLLPRCRELAALIARKAPLAVSHCKHAVNEGTDLPLGDGLSIEAELFAQTFATADQKEGMQAFIEKRPAQFIGR; encoded by the coding sequence ATGAGTGAACACGTCCGGTTCGAGCTCGAGGCGGGGGTGGGCCTGGTCACCCTCGACCGCCCCGAGGCCCTCAACGCCCTGAACGACGGCATCCTGGCCGGCCTGGAGGAGGCCTTCCTGGCCCTGGGCCGGGAGCCCTCGGTGCGGGCCGTCATCCTCACGGGGGCCGGCAAGGCCTTCGTGGCCGGGGCCGACATCAAGGCCATGGCCGGGCTCTCGCCCCTGGAGGCCCGGGCCTTCGCCCAGCGCGGGCAGCGGATCTTCAACCTCATCGAGGACCACCCCCACCCGGTCATCGCCGCCGTCAACGGCTTCGCCCTCGGCGGGGGCCTCGAGCTGGCCATGGCCTGCGATATCCGCATCGCCAGCGAGGCCGCCAAGGCCGGCCAGCCGGAAGTGAACCTGGGCGTCATCCCCGGCTTCGGGGGCACCCAGCGGCTGGCCCGCATCGTCGGCCGCAGCCGGGCCAAGTACCTCCTCTTCACCGGGGAGGTGATCTCCGCCCAGCGGGGACTGGAGCTGGGGATCTTCAACGAGGTGACGGCGCCCGACCTCCTCCTCCCCCGCTGCCGGGAGCTCGCCGCCCTCATCGCCCGGAAGGCCCCCCTGGCCGTGTCACACTGCAAGCACGCCGTGAACGAGGGGACCGACCTCCCCCTCGGCGACGGCCTCTCCATCGAGGCCGAGCTCTTCGCCCAGACCTTCGCCACGGCCGACCAGAAGGAAGGCATGCAGGCCTTCATCGAGAAACGCCCGGCCCAGTTCATCGGCCGGTGA
- a CDS encoding biotin/lipoyl-containing protein: protein MTYIATHQGRTTRIKVKEPRPGQYIVALGDREYDVDFLEPEPNLFSMILGGRSFEVDVDATHTEDTYEVLIKGDLYEIEMVEEKKKKLAQKMSKGASGRQDLKSPMAGHVRKVLVEPGDRVAQGQVLLILEAMKMQNEIKSPIEGVVASVTAREGVAVAAGDPLAVVEPWEPEFPAG, encoded by the coding sequence ATGACCTACATCGCGACGCACCAGGGACGCACCACCCGGATCAAGGTGAAGGAGCCCCGCCCGGGCCAGTACATCGTCGCCCTCGGCGACCGGGAATACGACGTCGACTTCCTCGAGCCCGAACCCAACCTCTTCTCCATGATCCTCGGGGGACGCTCCTTCGAGGTGGACGTGGACGCCACCCACACGGAGGACACCTACGAGGTCCTCATCAAGGGGGACCTCTACGAGATCGAGATGGTGGAGGAGAAGAAAAAGAAACTGGCCCAGAAGATGAGCAAGGGGGCCTCCGGCCGCCAGGACCTGAAGAGCCCCATGGCCGGCCATGTGCGCAAGGTCCTGGTGGAGCCCGGGGACCGGGTCGCCCAGGGCCAGGTCCTCCTGATCCTCGAGGCCATGAAGATGCAGAACGAGATCAAGAGCCCCATCGAGGGCGTCGTCGCCTCCGTCACCGCCCGGGAGGGCGTGGCGGTGGCCGCCGGCGACCCGCTGGCCGTGGTCGAACCCTGGGAGCCGGAATTCCCGGCGGGATGA
- the accC gene encoding acetyl-CoA carboxylase biotin carboxylase subunit translates to MFKKILIANRGEITIRVIRACKELGVPTVAVYSEADRAALHVRAADEAYCIGPAPSRDSYLRGDRILEVAQAAGADAIHPGYGFLSENAAFAEACAAAGITFIGPNPRAIRVMGNKTTSRVAVHEMGVPLVPGMRENLQSEAEAVAWARKIGYPIMMKAAAGGGGKGLRMILREEDLLPAYRTAKSESLAAFGDDAVYMERYIENPRHIEIQVLGDRHGNIIYCPERECSIQRRHQKVIEEAPSPIVDAEMRRAMGEAAVRAARAVDYDSAGTVEFIVSGKSREFFFLEMNTRLQVEHPITEMITGIDLCKEMIRSAAGYVLPFRQEDVPCHGHALECRIYAEDPDNRFLPTPGRIIGLRVPGGPWVRDESGMYEGLDVPIHYDPMLSKLVVWGSTRERMVTRMLRALSEYKVKGIKTTIPFHARVLRNPKFLEGDIDTNFIDREFQPQDEARVKPHEDVALVAAAIKAYRRDKAKGLAAPASGGGGDASLWKQSGRVKRDPGF, encoded by the coding sequence ATGTTCAAGAAGATCCTGATCGCGAACCGGGGAGAGATCACCATCCGCGTCATCCGGGCCTGCAAGGAGCTGGGCGTGCCCACCGTGGCCGTCTACTCGGAAGCCGACCGGGCCGCGCTGCACGTGCGGGCGGCGGACGAGGCCTACTGCATCGGCCCGGCCCCCAGCCGGGATTCGTACCTGCGCGGCGACCGCATCCTGGAGGTGGCCCAGGCCGCCGGGGCGGACGCCATCCATCCGGGCTACGGCTTCCTCTCGGAGAACGCGGCCTTCGCCGAGGCCTGCGCGGCCGCGGGCATCACCTTCATCGGCCCCAACCCCCGGGCCATCCGGGTGATGGGCAACAAGACCACGAGCCGCGTGGCCGTCCACGAGATGGGCGTGCCCCTCGTGCCCGGCATGCGGGAGAACCTCCAGAGCGAGGCGGAGGCCGTCGCCTGGGCCCGGAAGATCGGCTACCCCATCATGATGAAGGCCGCCGCCGGCGGCGGGGGCAAGGGCCTGCGCATGATCCTCCGGGAAGAGGACCTGCTTCCCGCCTACCGGACCGCCAAGTCCGAGAGCCTCGCCGCCTTCGGGGACGACGCGGTCTACATGGAGCGCTACATCGAGAACCCCCGCCACATCGAGATCCAGGTCCTGGGGGACCGCCACGGGAACATCATCTACTGCCCGGAGCGGGAGTGCTCCATCCAGCGCCGGCACCAGAAGGTCATCGAGGAGGCCCCCAGCCCCATCGTGGACGCGGAGATGCGCAGGGCCATGGGCGAGGCCGCCGTCCGCGCCGCCAGGGCGGTGGACTACGACTCGGCCGGCACCGTGGAGTTCATCGTCTCCGGCAAGTCCCGGGAGTTCTTCTTCCTGGAGATGAACACCCGGCTCCAGGTGGAGCACCCCATCACCGAGATGATCACCGGCATCGACCTGTGCAAGGAGATGATCCGCAGCGCCGCGGGCTACGTCCTCCCCTTCCGCCAGGAGGACGTCCCCTGCCACGGCCACGCCCTGGAGTGCCGCATCTACGCCGAGGACCCCGACAACCGCTTCCTGCCCACCCCCGGCCGCATCATCGGCCTCCGGGTCCCGGGCGGCCCCTGGGTGCGGGACGAGTCCGGCATGTACGAGGGCCTGGACGTGCCCATCCACTACGACCCCATGCTCAGCAAGCTCGTGGTCTGGGGCAGCACCCGGGAGCGCATGGTCACCCGCATGCTGCGCGCCCTCTCCGAGTACAAGGTGAAGGGAATCAAGACCACGATCCCCTTCCACGCCCGGGTCCTCCGGAACCCGAAGTTCCTCGAGGGGGACATCGACACGAACTTCATCGACCGGGAGTTCCAGCCCCAGGACGAGGCCCGCGTGAAGCCGCACGAGGACGTGGCCCTGGTGGCCGCCGCCATCAAGGCCTACCGCCGGGACAAGGCGAAGGGCCTGGCCGCGCCGGCCTCCGGCGGGGGCGGCGACGCCTCCCTCTGGAAGCAGAGCGGCCGCGTCAAGCGCGATCCGGGATTCTGA
- a CDS encoding acyl-CoA carboxylase subunit beta has product MTTGQDAKLELLRRKNEEAEKGGGPDKIEKHHQSGRLTARERIAILLDEDSFTEIDKFVLHRCDNFGMGKVKIPGDGVVTGYGTIDGRLVYVFAQDFTVFGGSLSKAYAEKICKIMDMAARNGAPVIGLNDSGGARIQEGVQSLAGYSDIFTRNVLCSGVIPQISAIMGPCAGGAVYSPAITDFVFMVKDTSYMFITGPDVIRAVTHEEVSKDELGGAMTHNARSGCAHFASSDDEECLLMIRELMGFIPLNNQDDPPARPCTDDPNRTDVALRTLVPDNPNQPYDMKEVVRAIVDDGHFFEVQEHFARNLVVGFSRLNGRPVGIVGNQPNHLAGALDVDASLKGARFVRFCDCFNIPLVFFEDVPGFLPGVDQELGGIIKHGAKLLYAITEATVPRVTVITRKAYGGAYCVMNAKNIRCDYAIAWPTAEIAVMGPEGAVNIIHRKELDTSLDPERTRRNLLDDYRAAFANPYNAAELGYVDEIIDPLRTRPCLIRALEACRNKRVSNPPRKHGNLPL; this is encoded by the coding sequence ATGACCACGGGACAGGACGCCAAGCTGGAGCTGCTCCGGCGCAAGAACGAGGAAGCGGAGAAGGGCGGAGGCCCGGACAAGATCGAGAAACACCACCAGTCCGGCCGCCTCACGGCCCGTGAGCGCATCGCCATCCTCCTGGACGAGGACTCCTTCACGGAGATCGACAAGTTCGTCCTGCACCGGTGCGACAACTTCGGCATGGGCAAGGTGAAGATCCCGGGCGACGGCGTGGTGACGGGCTATGGCACCATCGACGGCCGCCTCGTCTACGTCTTCGCCCAGGACTTCACGGTCTTCGGAGGGTCCCTCTCCAAGGCCTACGCCGAGAAGATCTGCAAGATCATGGACATGGCCGCCCGGAACGGGGCGCCGGTCATCGGCCTCAACGATTCGGGCGGCGCCCGGATCCAGGAGGGGGTCCAGTCCCTGGCCGGCTACTCCGACATCTTCACCCGCAACGTGCTCTGCTCCGGGGTGATCCCCCAGATCTCCGCCATCATGGGCCCCTGCGCCGGCGGCGCCGTCTATTCCCCCGCCATCACCGACTTCGTCTTCATGGTGAAGGACACCTCGTACATGTTCATCACCGGCCCCGACGTCATCCGGGCCGTCACCCACGAGGAGGTCAGCAAGGACGAGCTGGGCGGGGCCATGACCCACAACGCCCGCTCCGGGTGCGCCCACTTCGCCTCCTCGGACGACGAGGAGTGCCTGCTCATGATCCGGGAGCTCATGGGCTTCATCCCCCTCAACAACCAGGACGACCCGCCCGCGCGGCCCTGCACGGACGACCCCAACCGTACCGACGTGGCCCTGCGCACCCTCGTCCCGGACAACCCCAACCAGCCCTACGACATGAAGGAGGTCGTCCGGGCCATCGTGGACGACGGGCACTTCTTCGAAGTGCAGGAGCACTTCGCCCGGAACCTGGTGGTGGGCTTCTCCCGCCTCAACGGCCGCCCCGTGGGCATCGTGGGCAACCAGCCCAATCACCTGGCCGGGGCCCTCGACGTGGACGCCTCCCTGAAGGGGGCCCGCTTCGTGAGGTTCTGCGACTGCTTCAACATCCCCCTCGTCTTCTTCGAGGACGTGCCGGGCTTCCTGCCGGGGGTGGACCAGGAGCTGGGGGGCATCATCAAGCACGGCGCCAAGCTCCTCTACGCCATCACCGAAGCCACCGTGCCCCGGGTCACCGTCATCACCCGGAAGGCCTACGGCGGCGCCTACTGCGTCATGAACGCCAAGAACATCCGCTGCGACTACGCCATCGCCTGGCCCACGGCCGAGATCGCCGTCATGGGGCCCGAGGGCGCGGTCAACATCATCCACCGCAAGGAGCTGGACACCTCCCTGGACCCCGAGCGCACCCGCAGGAACCTCCTGGACGACTACCGGGCCGCCTTCGCCAACCCCTACAACGCCGCCGAGCTGGGCTACGTGGACGAGATCATCGATCCCCTGCGCACCCGCCCCTGCCTGATCCGCGCCCTGGAGGCCTGCCGCAACAAGCGCGTCAGCAACCCGCCCAGGAAGCACGGCAACCTGCCCCTCTGA
- a CDS encoding acyl-CoA dehydrogenase family protein, producing MSRPLTLLDDEEIAFRDLVADFARNEIEPLRRAMDEAQKLDRALLGKLFDLGIMGIEVPEAHGGAGSSFFNAILVIEELSKVDASVGVLVDVQNTLVDNCLSRWGTEAQKARFLPRLCGNAVGAYALSEAGSGSDAFALATRATPKDGGFVLNGSKMFITSAEEAELFIVFATVDPALGYKGITAFIVERSAPGFSVSRKEDKLGIRASSTCELALSDVPVAADQVLGEVGKGYKVAIETLNEGRIGIAAQMLGLAEGALGHALAYAQERRQFGKPIFAFQAVQMRLAECASRVEAARLLTYNAARMKDAGLPFIKEAAMAKYYVSQVAEYVASECLEIFGGYGFTKDYPAEKYFRDSKIGKIYEGTTFMQLQTIAKLL from the coding sequence ATGAGCCGTCCCCTGACCCTCCTCGATGACGAGGAAATCGCCTTCCGCGATCTCGTCGCGGACTTCGCCCGCAACGAGATCGAGCCCCTCCGCCGCGCCATGGACGAGGCCCAGAAGCTGGACCGCGCCCTCCTCGGCAAGCTCTTCGACCTGGGGATCATGGGCATCGAGGTCCCCGAGGCCCACGGCGGGGCGGGATCCAGCTTCTTCAACGCCATCCTCGTGATCGAGGAGCTCTCCAAGGTGGACGCCAGCGTGGGCGTCCTCGTGGACGTTCAGAACACCCTCGTGGACAACTGCCTCTCCCGCTGGGGCACCGAGGCCCAGAAGGCGCGGTTCCTGCCCCGCCTCTGCGGGAACGCCGTGGGCGCCTACGCCCTCTCCGAGGCCGGCTCGGGCTCCGACGCCTTCGCCCTGGCCACCCGGGCGACGCCGAAGGACGGGGGCTTCGTCCTGAACGGCAGCAAGATGTTCATCACCAGCGCGGAGGAGGCGGAGCTCTTCATCGTCTTCGCGACGGTGGATCCCGCCCTCGGCTACAAGGGCATCACCGCCTTCATCGTGGAGCGCTCCGCCCCCGGCTTCAGCGTGAGCCGCAAGGAGGACAAGCTGGGCATCCGCGCCTCGTCCACGTGCGAACTCGCCCTCTCCGACGTCCCCGTCGCCGCCGACCAGGTGCTGGGGGAGGTGGGCAAGGGCTACAAGGTGGCCATCGAGACCCTCAACGAGGGACGCATCGGCATCGCCGCCCAGATGCTGGGCCTGGCCGAGGGGGCCCTGGGCCACGCCCTGGCCTACGCCCAGGAACGCCGCCAGTTCGGGAAGCCCATCTTCGCGTTCCAGGCCGTGCAGATGCGCCTGGCCGAATGCGCCAGCCGGGTGGAGGCGGCCCGCCTCCTCACCTACAACGCCGCGCGCATGAAGGACGCCGGCCTCCCCTTCATCAAGGAGGCGGCCATGGCCAAGTACTACGTGAGCCAGGTGGCCGAGTACGTGGCCAGCGAATGCCTGGAGATCTTCGGCGGCTACGGCTTCACCAAGGACTACCCCGCCGAGAAGTACTTCCGCGACAGCAAGATCGGCAAGATCTACGAAGGCACCACGTTCATGCAGCTCCAGACCATCGCCAAGCTCCTCTAG